aatcacaaaaaaaaaaaaaaaaaaaattaaggttcgAAAAgatcatacatttttttaaatatttctagagagaatttatTGGATTCAACTAATTTAAAGTCTTgagataatttataaaaaaatattacttctTTTATAAatggctgattttttttttgaagtctttCTCTTATGAAAAAGAAACTCCATTTGTGTGATTactaacttcttcttctttttttacctctttGAATATGGTTAACAATCACTGCACTTGATTAAGAGAAAAGTGAATTGAAAGGAATATcatgaagggaaaggaaagtatttcctttgtttggttggaggaacattgaaaagagaaagaagggaCATTATCAGGAACTTTTCTCCATAGCTCATCACTTtttcactaaaatttattttctttcttggttcttcccctaattagtaattactttctcactaaaatccaaaaattccAAACACACCAATCTATCACCAGTACTTCTTCCATTGTTttgctttctcttctttcttctctctattATCTAACCAAACAGGCAAATACAATGTCATAGTCAGTCGGTAAGTAGTCAAACGTCTCACTTCATTTCCTCTTTATTAAACCTTACTTATCACGGGTTCTCCACTTGAATTTTGCAACTCAAAGACTCCTCCTTTACTCTATTCCATCTATATTATAGCAACTACCccgaaaaataaaaatgaagaagcaACCATATTCCATGTGATgtacctgttttttttttttttttttttggactccAGTCTCCATGTGACTTACTGATTAAGCCTCGTACCAGGGCCTAGAAAGAGGACATTGTCCATCGGGGAAGAATCATTACAAGGACCCAACCCAAGCATGCCTAGAGCCTAGTCCccatcaaaagaaataaaattagagGACAACTTTTTCTCAATTTAATTAAGGTCTATTTgtgaacaacttatttagttaaaattgaaatttttttattaaaaatattatagataaagataaaagttagttgaaatagtaccgtgtgacttataaataatatcaaaaagtacaataaaacctataaatagtagcaaaaataagtcaaatagtaaaaaaagttatcaaataTAAGTTTATCCTAAACGCAACTTTAGACTATCCCTTCTGTCTTCAATCTTTAGTCTTCGATCTCCGGAATCCTCCAAACTTATCACGTCATGATTTATAAAACTATTtacatattatataaataaatcgCACGTTAAAAAGAAATCATATAAATAGACTTTTTAATCACTCCAAAAAAGAGGCTTCAAACCAATTCGAAACTAAAATTGTTCCAAAATTAAAAGGTGTCACTCATTTAAACATACATGATTAGTGGACCCAGAAGAGAGAAGACATGGATTGAGAGGTAGCTAAGCTAATACCATGATATGAACATATGATAGTGACACGTACATGGTTGAGCTGATCTAGAgctataaatacaaaaaaataaaacagaaaacACAGACTGGTCCGAAACAATCGGAAGAGGTAACGTTTCTCCTCAGAAtacgaggaaaaaaaaaaacattaaacataaaaaataagtgaaaaacaCTCTCAACCGTTGCTTTGAGATTCCGTTTTAAGATAAACCAaaactctctctccaaattttctatcttttttttttgctctctctctaaacaGTGTCTCTCTCTGCGTTCCACTACGTACCCTCCCCTCCGAAGCCACTCAACGATGGCTTTTCTTCCTCGGCTTCTCATCTAGCCTCATTTCCAGGTACCCTTTTTCATTATATGTGAATATATGTGATCTgttttattatatgatttgtgGGATCTATGAGATCAAGTTGTTaatgatgtttgtttgtttgtttgtttgtatgtatgtatgtatgtctgGTAATGTCAGAGAATGAGGGTGGGGTCATGTTTGATCAATAAAGCTATAATTTTGTCAATATTTGGTTCATTTTGTGTTTACATAATTTGAGTTTTAATGCTGATTGGCTAATGAAATTTTGAGGTGAGCAGAtcaataaattttgatttttttttttaaatagaagaGATTAATAAATTGTGATGCTTGTTCAAAGTCCAAAAAGGTTTGGTTTTTCAgattaatttataattaggtTTTGTAATATTTCACCAATTGATTATAGTTTGTAGAAATCTAGACAATTATATAGTTTATGGTGTTGAATAATTATTGCATTTTTATTAGAGGCATTTCTTGGGttatgatagatttttttttttttcccttaaaaggGGTCTGTTAGCTGGTGCCAAATgattaattactatcttaaattcTTAATAGAAATTTTGGTTCTTGAGTCCATGTTTTGGGGGCTAATGACGGTTGTTGTGTATACATATTTTTCTTAGGCCGTTTGGCTAAGATCAAGTGTAGTATTTGttgttataaatttaaaaatgtggATCCTATAAATTTGTGGACAAACAGAGATGGAAGGATTATTAGCTTTGTGTTTACTTATCTTCATCTTATACATGGCTTTTGTGTTCAGATGTTTCATTTATGCGCACAGAAACTCATGTATTTGTGTACATGTAGTGGTAGAAGATCTGATGAGAGTTTATCATCTGGAACCAAACACTCAGAATTCAATCTTGGGATTCATTTGGGTGTTGTGGTGAACGTTTAGCAATGAATTACAATGGTAGCAATGGCAAGTTGACAGGAATCCGACAGATTGTTAGGCTAAAGGAAATCCTCCAGAAATGGCAATCTGTCACGCTTGGCTCAAGGGCTAGCAATCCCCCCCCACCTGATGAACCTGATCAAAATCATGGGGGTATTTCGCCGGCAATCAATAAAAGGCTAACAAATGTTATGTATTGTGATTCAGATGAGGATGGCTGCCACAGCCCTGAACCGCCACCTGATGTCCCCAAAGGTTATTTGGCAGTTTATGTTGGACCAGAGCTTCGGAGGTTTATCATTCCCACTACCTATCTTAGCCACTCCTTGTTCAAGGTGTTGCTGGAAAAGGCTGAGGAGGAGTTTGGGTTTGATCATAGTGGCGCGCTCACCATACCATGCGATACTGAGACTTTCAAGTTCCTTATTAAGTGCATGGAGACCCATCAGAAGGCTCACCCTGATAAGAGCTCAGGTGAGGTGAGGttctttaattttccttttttgttaaGTAAAATTTCCCCCATTTTCCTCTCCTTAATAGTATCTCATTGCCTTTTGGATGTGTTTGAAATTTGAGTTAAAGTAAATAAGTAATAAATGACATTACATTGAATTCTAAACTATGTTCCAATTGAGCTACTTTTAAGCATATATAGGCCCCTGAATTATAAACCATGTTTACTAACCTTTGAAATTTGGTGTTTGGCAGCTGGAAAATAACTAACCACTGAAGACTAAGTAGTTACACTGATCTTTCTAGTGCTCCACATTTTAGAGCTGATTTTCTGGTGTAAATTGGGGTCTTCTCGTTTGCAgatgcatcttcttcttcttttttttcttttcgttttcttAAGTGACAAGATTAGGAAGCTTTAGTTAGAAAGTTTTCAGATGTATTGGGTCTGGATTTGGTGCTAGAGAGGTAGTGTGTCAcctttctttctattctttgtaATGGGATGTGACCTCCTTGAATATACATCTGATGTTTGATTGAATATGGGAAACACATTAATTGTTAATTAAGCAAGCATGTCCATATGTGTTCTGGAGTAAAAATTCCGAGTTCATTCAATCGCTATTGTCAGCAACCTTGATAAGGCACTCTTCATTTTCATTAGATCTGTGGAGCAGTCATTTTTATGATATCACAACAGAGTTCTACTTTGTGTTTTGCCACCAAAGTTTCTTCAACTTGTTAATATGGGGTCGGTTTGTTCTCAGCTAGACCATTTAGCTTGCCTAAtcaattagcttattttcaCCTCTTATTAGCGTCTTGGACTCAAATAAATCATCCATCATTCATGACTAATGAGGTAGATTACTTGTACACATGATCCAATAATGCGTGTGAAACTGTTTTGtagtttttaaaacaaattcttCATCCCTTCCTAGCCAAGAGATCATCGTCTTTTGTATGTTGTGTTTTGTTTGTCATGGTCATGTGCCTTGTGATAAGCCACCTTAGGTGAAAATGTTATAGTTTAAAGCTGAAGCCTTGAATGACCATTgagcactctctctctctctctctctctcaatatgcACATGATTCCAAGATCACAGCCATTATGCTGtcgttaaaaaaattatttgtttaattagtAGTTGCGGATTGCGGTGGCTTTGTTGAAGACAATCATGTGTATCcgataaaaatattgtaaaaaaaaaattaattaattaaggacATGTCGTGTAGTAATGGGAATCAAAAGATAACaatgctttattattattatttttttttaaattccttgaatgaaaTTTGCTTACTTTCTTAGCATTAAGTAGTACCAAGAAAAACATGACATTCGAATATGCATGTGGATCAATAAATTGCTTACATTTGATTTTCTCTATAGTgattcttaatttttgtcattGTGATACTTAACGGAATGCCCTCATAGACTCATAGTGACTATGAGTCTATGAGGGCATTCCTTTAGGCTATGTTTGGTAGGGTagattttagagagagagagagagaagaaatttcTTCCAGGATATTTGGTTGGGAGgggaagagggaaaaaagatGGTGAGACTGAGGTGTTTTCTCTCTAGGCCCACCtgaaaatggagagaaaacttgggggggggggggttctaATTTTGTTGATTGACAAAAATTTCCATATGCATTTGCACATGGGCTTTATCCAATATGATGcctcatttttatctttttctttttctttttcccttgtCTGATTCCAGttttagtgtttttattttttttttatgctcttttttttttttttttttggtttgtgctatttattaaaaaaaa
This portion of the Castanea sativa cultivar Marrone di Chiusa Pesio chromosome 7, ASM4071231v1 genome encodes:
- the LOC142642324 gene encoding protein SMALL AUXIN UP-REGULATED RNA 10-like isoform X2, with the protein product MNYNGSNGKLTGIRQIVRLKEILQKWQSVTLGSRASNPPPPDEPDQNHGGISPAINKRLTNVMYCDSDEDGCHSPEPPPDVPKGYLAVYVGPELRRFIIPTTYLSHSLFKVLLEKAEEEFGFDHSGALTIPCDTETFKFLIKCMETHQKAHPDKSSAGK
- the LOC142642324 gene encoding protein SMALL AUXIN UP-REGULATED RNA 10-like isoform X1, with translation MNYNGSNGKLTGIRQIVRLKEILQKWQSVTLGSRASNPPPPDEPDQNHGGISPAINKRLTNVMYCDSDEDGCHSPEPPPDVPKGYLAVYVGPELRRFIIPTTYLSHSLFKVLLEKAEEEFGFDHSGALTIPCDTETFKFLIKCMETHQKAHPDKSSGELENN